One Ficedula albicollis isolate OC2 chromosome 26, FicAlb1.5, whole genome shotgun sequence DNA segment encodes these proteins:
- the DEF6 gene encoding differentially expressed in FDCP 6 homolog, giving the protein MDLRAELLKSIWYAFTALDVEKSGKVSKSQLKVLSHNLYTVLHIPHDPVALEEHFRDDDDGPVSSQGYMPYLNKYILDKVEEGAFVKEHFDELCWTLTAKKNYKPDRNGNSVVSHQDAFKLWCLFNFLSEDKYPLVMVPDEVEYLLKKICTAMNVELNSCELEDYLSQEPQGQGGLTVWQFLDMVNSGRFLRGIEQEAISMAVEEVYQEVIEDVLKQGYLWKKGQLRRNWSERWFMLKPSVLSYYMSEERKEKKGSIALDKHCCVEVLPDRDGKRCMFCVKTSSRTYEMSASDTRQRQEWTLAIQTAIRLQAEGKKSLHKDLKQKRREQREQREQRKAAKEEEMQRLKQLQEEKERKLQELELLKEAQRQAEILLQEEEQRRRQQHEEMQRTLEIQLQEAEQARASMQAEMVLKEAEAERQRKRILELEDMQERLQEALQQEVKARQDEEAVRYAQARLLAEEEEKLKELMKLKEEQEEYIIKTQREKQVLKQEMENKNKCLEEAQKQLEEVRVNRQRVDQDVMAAQRKLRQASTNVKHWNVQMNRLMHPIGPGDKRTNSSGGGFAGYQPLLSRRDSSLKLKQRVEDKGSDPTRENSKENVSNGGNSSVLPSPDADTMATEPTN; this is encoded by the exons ATGGACCTGCGAGCCGAGCTGCTCAAGTCCATCTGGTACGCCTTCACCGCCCTGGACGTGGAGAAGAGCGGCAAGGTCTCCAAATCCCAGCTCAAA GTGCTGTCTCACAACCTGTACACGGTGCTGCACATCCCCCATGATCCTGTGGCACTGGAAGAGCATTTCCGTGACGACGATGACGGGCCAGTGTCCAGCCAGGGCTACATGCCCTACCTCAACAAGTACATCCTGGACAAG GTGGAGGAAGGCGCTTTTGTCAAAGAGCACTTTGATGAGCTCTGCTGGACCCTGACAGCAAAGAAGAACTACAAACCTGACCGGAATGGGAATAGTGTTGTATCCCACCAGGATGCTTTCAAGCTGTGGTGTCTCTTCAACTTTCTGTCTGAAGACAAATACCCTCTTGTCATGGTGCCAGATGAG GTGGAGTACCTGCTGAAGAAGATCTGCACAGCCATGAACGTGGAGCTGAACTCCTGTGAGCTGGAAGATTACCTGTCCCAGGAGCCGCAGGGGCAGGGCGGGCTCACGGTCTGGCAGTTCCTGGACATGGTGAACTCGGGTCGCTTCCTGAGAGGCATCGAGCAGGAGGCCATCAGCATGGCCGTGGAGGAGGTGTACCAGGAGGTCATCGAGGATGTGCTCAAACAG GGCTACCTCTGGAAAAAGGGCCAGCTGAGGAGGAACTGGTCAGAGCGGTGGTTCATGCTGAAGCCCAGTGTCCTGTCCTACTACATGAGTGAGGAACGGAAGGAGAAGAAGGGGAGCATTGCACTGGACAAGCACTGCTGTGTGGAG gtgttgccagacagggatgggaagaggTGCATGTTCTGTGTGAAGACCTCGTCCCGCACCTATGAGATGAGCGCCTCCGACACCCGGCAGCGCCAGGAGTGGACACTCG ccatcCAGACAGCCAtcaggctgcaggcagagggaaagaaGTCCCTGCACAAGGACCTGAAGCAGAAGCGACGGGAGCAGCGCGAGCAGCGGGAGCAGCGTAAGGCGGccaaggaggaggagatgcAACGACtcaagcagctgcaggaggaaaaggagaggaagctgcaggagctggagctgctcaagGAGGCCCAAAGGCAGGCAGagatcctgctgcaggaggaggagcagcggCGGAGGCAGCAGCACGAGGAGATGCAGAGGACCCTGGAGATCCAGTtgcaggaggctgagcag GCTCGTGCCTCCATGCAGGCAGAGATGGTCCTgaaggaggcagaggcagagcgGCAGCGGAAGCgcatcctggagctggaggacatgcaggagaggctccaggaggccctgcagcaggaggtgaaaGCACGGCAGGACGAGGAGGCTGTCAGATACGCGCAGGCCAG GCTActggcagaggaagaggagaagctGAAAGAGCTGATGAAGCTGAAGGAGGAGCAAGAAGAATATATCATCAAAACTCAGAGGGAGAAGCAAGTCCTCAAGCAGGAGATGGAGAACAAGAACAAGTGCCTGGAAGAGGCgcagaagcagctggaagaaGTGAGAGTGAACAGGCAGCGGGTGGACCAAGATGTCATG gcgGCCCAGCGGAAGCTGCGACAGGCCAGCACCAACGTCAAGCACTGGAACGTGCAGATGAACCGACTGATGCACCCCATCGGGCCAGGAG ACAAGCGAACAAACTCGAGTGGAGGAGGCTTCGCTGGCTACCAGCCCCTTCTGTCACGGAGAGATTCTTCCCTCAAACTCAAGCAGAGGGTGGAGGATAAAGGCAGTGACCCCACGAGggaaaacagcaaggaaaacgTGAGCAACGGTGGGAACAGCAGTGTGTTGCCATCTCCAGATGCGGACACCATGGCCACAGAGCCCACCAATTAG